One genomic region from Streptomyces sp. Li-HN-5-11 encodes:
- a CDS encoding alpha/beta hydrolase-fold protein yields MGLTSKKVLVLAIMFAVLLFVATIWLWPRLARNNWRTVSGRVALTLATQLSIFACVGLAANQAFGFYASWADLFGQETDQGVVIDHGPDGGAAATGPLEVVGTERVGVSNAARPQIAGQVQKVNIVGRTTHIATPAYVYLPPEYFQPQYAKRTFPAAVVLTGYPGTAHALVSKLGYPRTALSLAKQGKAQPMILVMLRPTLAPPRDTECVDIPGGPQTETFLAKDLPDAVLAHYRVGKKAGNWGILGDSTGGYCALKLAMHHPQAYAAGAGLSAYYRAPKDATTGDLFHGNKTLQNRADLLWYIKHMPAPDTSLLVTSSRHGETNYKDTLKLIDAVKATDKTRISSIILDTGGHNFNTWKREIPPMLQWLSERLTES; encoded by the coding sequence ATGGGTCTCACGAGCAAAAAAGTGCTGGTACTGGCGATCATGTTCGCCGTGCTGCTGTTCGTCGCCACGATCTGGCTGTGGCCGCGTCTGGCGCGCAACAACTGGCGGACCGTCAGCGGACGCGTGGCTCTCACACTGGCCACCCAGCTGTCGATCTTCGCGTGCGTCGGCCTCGCCGCCAACCAGGCCTTCGGCTTCTACGCCAGCTGGGCGGACCTGTTCGGCCAGGAGACCGACCAGGGCGTGGTCATCGACCACGGCCCGGACGGCGGCGCCGCCGCCACCGGGCCGCTCGAGGTGGTCGGCACCGAGCGCGTGGGCGTGTCGAACGCGGCACGGCCGCAGATCGCCGGCCAGGTGCAGAAGGTCAACATAGTCGGCCGGACGACCCACATCGCCACGCCCGCGTACGTCTACCTGCCGCCGGAGTACTTCCAGCCCCAGTACGCCAAGCGCACGTTCCCTGCCGCCGTCGTCCTCACCGGCTACCCGGGCACCGCCCACGCGCTGGTGAGCAAGCTGGGGTACCCGCGCACGGCACTGAGCCTTGCCAAGCAGGGCAAGGCGCAGCCGATGATCCTGGTGATGCTGCGGCCGACGCTGGCGCCGCCGCGCGACACGGAGTGCGTGGACATCCCGGGCGGCCCGCAGACCGAGACGTTCCTCGCCAAGGACCTGCCGGACGCCGTTCTCGCCCACTACCGGGTCGGGAAGAAGGCGGGCAACTGGGGCATCCTCGGTGACTCCACCGGCGGCTACTGCGCGCTGAAGCTCGCCATGCACCACCCGCAGGCGTACGCCGCGGGGGCGGGCCTCTCCGCGTACTACAGGGCACCGAAGGACGCCACGACGGGGGACCTGTTCCACGGGAACAAGACCCTGCAGAATCGTGCCGACCTGCTGTGGTACATCAAGCACATGCCCGCTCCGGACACCTCGCTGCTCGTCACCAGCAGCAGGCACGGCGAGACCAACTACAAGGACACGCTCAAGCTGATAGACGCGGTGAAGGCGACGGACAAGACCCGGATCTCGTCGATCATCCTCGACACCGGTGGGCACAACTTCAACACCTGGAAGCGCGAGATTCCCCCGATGCTGCAGTGGCTCAGCGAGCGACTGACCGAAAGCTGA
- a CDS encoding PH domain-containing protein: MRDDDLPADAPRGERPVAERRLHPVTPLRRAWAPVAVLAGWAVHDPNQAQEQLTRLTTTALLIGLAVIVPAAALYGFLSWWFTHFAVTDTELRIRTGLLFRRTAHIRLERLQAVDLTRPLLARVAGVAKLKLDVIGTDKKDELAFLGEAEARALRAELLARAAGFAPEAAHEVGEAPARELVRVPARVIAVSLLLIGATWSSLAAAVVVPLLLWLATHNLWTVLATAVPLIGGTVTTTGKRFVGAYDWTVSESPDGLRIDRGLLDRTHETVPPGRVQTVRIVEPLLWRRRRWVRVELDVAGSPNSVLLPVAPREVAEAVVARVLPEVTVPEASALVRPPRRAGWCAPVRWRGYGIVVTDAVFAARHGLLRRRLALVPHAKVQSVRLTQGPWERVWGVADVHVDNGANRTVTARLRSAGEAAELLRAQAEGSRTGRRAARPDRWMA, encoded by the coding sequence CTGCGGGACGACGACCTGCCCGCAGACGCCCCGCGCGGCGAGCGGCCGGTCGCCGAGCGGCGGCTGCACCCCGTGACGCCGCTGCGGCGGGCGTGGGCGCCGGTCGCCGTGCTCGCCGGGTGGGCCGTGCACGACCCCAACCAGGCTCAGGAACAGCTGACCAGGCTGACGACGACCGCCCTGCTGATCGGGCTGGCGGTGATCGTCCCCGCGGCGGCCCTCTACGGCTTCCTGTCCTGGTGGTTCACGCACTTCGCGGTGACCGACACCGAACTGCGCATCCGCACCGGACTGTTGTTCCGCCGCACCGCGCACATCCGGCTGGAGCGGCTCCAGGCCGTCGACCTCACCCGGCCGCTGCTCGCACGGGTCGCCGGCGTGGCCAAGCTCAAGCTGGACGTCATAGGGACGGACAAGAAGGACGAACTCGCCTTCCTCGGGGAGGCCGAGGCCCGCGCCCTGCGCGCCGAACTGCTCGCGCGGGCGGCCGGGTTCGCCCCGGAGGCGGCGCACGAGGTCGGTGAGGCACCCGCGCGGGAGCTCGTGCGCGTACCCGCGCGCGTGATCGCCGTCTCCCTGCTGCTGATCGGCGCGACCTGGAGCTCGCTGGCCGCCGCCGTCGTCGTACCCCTGCTGCTGTGGCTGGCCACCCACAACCTGTGGACGGTGCTCGCGACCGCGGTGCCGCTGATCGGCGGGACCGTGACGACCACCGGGAAGCGCTTCGTCGGCGCCTACGACTGGACGGTGAGCGAATCGCCCGACGGGCTGCGGATCGACCGGGGCCTGCTGGACCGCACGCACGAGACGGTGCCTCCCGGGCGGGTGCAGACGGTGCGGATCGTGGAGCCCCTGCTGTGGCGGCGGCGCCGCTGGGTGCGGGTGGAGCTGGACGTGGCCGGATCGCCGAACTCCGTACTGCTGCCCGTCGCGCCGCGCGAGGTCGCCGAGGCCGTGGTCGCCCGGGTGCTGCCCGAGGTGACGGTCCCGGAGGCTTCCGCGCTGGTACGGCCACCGCGACGCGCCGGGTGGTGCGCGCCGGTGCGGTGGCGGGGGTACGGCATCGTCGTCACCGATGCGGTGTTCGCCGCACGGCACGGGCTCCTGCGGCGGCGGCTCGCGCTGGTGCCGCACGCCAAGGTGCAGAGCGTACGTCTGACGCAGGGGCCGTGGGAGCGCGTGTGGGGCGTCGCCGACGTCCATGTGGACAACGGCGCCAACAGGACGGTGACAGCGCGGCTGCGGTCCGCCGGGGAGGCGGCGGAGTTGCTGCGGGCGCAGGCGGAGGGGTCCCGGACGGGCCGGAGGGCCGCGCGGCCGGACCGGTGGATGGCGTAG
- a CDS encoding PH domain-containing protein: METGSGENTRVAGGEPVWTALPRGLLRMRRLLLVVWLGLLAVAAGLLPGLLAGPAWSAFALLPLALMVWGWVLLGRNWRSWRYAERADDLLISRGVLWHEETVVPYGRMQLVEVTSGPVERHFGLATVQLHTAAAATDATIPGLDPAEAERLRDRLTELGEARSAGL, encoded by the coding sequence ATGGAAACGGGGAGCGGGGAGAACACGCGGGTGGCGGGGGGCGAACCGGTCTGGACGGCGCTGCCTCGGGGCCTGCTGCGCATGCGCCGGTTGCTGCTGGTGGTGTGGCTGGGCCTGCTCGCCGTGGCCGCGGGGCTGCTGCCCGGCCTCCTGGCCGGGCCCGCCTGGTCGGCCTTCGCGCTGCTGCCGCTGGCGCTGATGGTGTGGGGCTGGGTGCTGCTCGGCCGCAACTGGCGCTCCTGGCGGTACGCCGAGCGCGCCGACGACCTGCTGATCAGCCGGGGCGTGCTGTGGCACGAGGAGACCGTCGTGCCGTACGGGCGCATGCAGTTGGTCGAGGTCACGTCCGGCCCGGTGGAACGGCACTTCGGGCTGGCCACCGTGCAGCTGCACACGGCCGCCGCCGCGACCGACGCGACCATCCCAGGGCTGGACCCGGCCGAGGCGGAACGGCTGCGCGACCGGCTCACCGAGCTCGGCGAGGCACGATCGGCGGGACTGTGA
- a CDS encoding NADH-quinone oxidoreductase subunit D, with translation MTPTTETMVGIGGAAESTDMVLNIGPQHPSTHGVLRLKLVLDGERIVHAEPVIGYMHRGAEKLFEARDYRQIIMLANRHDWLSAFSNELGVVLAVERMLGMEVPARAVWTRTLLAELNRVLNHLMFLGSYPLELGGITPVFYAFREREVLQNVMEEVSGGRMHYMFNRVGGLKEDLPAGWAARARAAVAAVRSRMDVFDDLVLGNEIFRGRTRGVGALTEQAVHAYGVSGPIARASGVDFDLRRDEPYLAYGELGDTLRVVTRQEGDCLARFECLLEQTHNALDLADACLDRLAGLPPGPINQRLPKVLKAPEGHTYAWTENPLGINGYYLVSKGDKTPYRLKLRSASYNNIQALTELLPGTLVADMVAILGSMFFVVGDIDK, from the coding sequence ATGACTCCTACGACGGAGACCATGGTCGGGATCGGCGGCGCGGCGGAGAGCACCGACATGGTGCTCAACATCGGGCCGCAGCACCCGTCCACGCACGGTGTGCTGCGGCTGAAGCTGGTGCTGGACGGCGAGCGCATCGTGCACGCGGAGCCGGTGATCGGTTACATGCACCGTGGCGCGGAGAAGCTCTTCGAGGCCCGCGACTACCGTCAGATCATCATGCTCGCCAACCGGCACGACTGGCTGTCGGCGTTCTCCAACGAGCTGGGCGTGGTGCTCGCCGTCGAGCGGATGCTGGGCATGGAGGTGCCCGCGCGGGCGGTGTGGACGCGCACGCTGCTGGCGGAGCTCAACCGGGTGCTCAACCACCTGATGTTCCTCGGCTCCTATCCGCTGGAACTCGGCGGCATCACACCGGTGTTCTACGCGTTCCGGGAGCGGGAGGTCCTCCAGAACGTGATGGAGGAGGTCTCCGGCGGCCGGATGCACTACATGTTCAACCGGGTCGGGGGCCTCAAGGAGGACCTGCCGGCCGGGTGGGCGGCACGCGCGCGTGCCGCGGTCGCCGCCGTGCGCTCGCGCATGGACGTCTTCGACGACCTGGTGCTCGGCAACGAGATCTTCCGGGGGCGCACCCGGGGCGTGGGCGCGCTGACCGAGCAGGCCGTGCACGCCTACGGCGTGAGCGGTCCGATCGCGCGCGCGTCGGGCGTCGACTTCGACCTGCGCCGCGACGAGCCCTACCTGGCGTACGGGGAGCTCGGGGACACCCTCCGCGTGGTCACCCGGCAGGAGGGCGACTGCCTCGCCCGGTTCGAGTGCCTGCTGGAGCAGACCCACAACGCGCTCGACCTCGCCGACGCCTGTCTGGACCGGCTGGCCGGCCTGCCGCCCGGCCCGATCAACCAGCGGCTGCCGAAGGTCCTCAAGGCGCCCGAGGGGCACACCTACGCGTGGACCGAGAACCCGCTGGGCATCAACGGCTACTACCTGGTCAGCAAGGGCGACAAGACTCCGTACCGGCTGAAGCTGCGCTCGGCCTCCTACAACAACATCCAGGCCCTCACCGAGCTGCTGCCGGGGACGCTGGTGGCGGACATGGTGGCCATCCTGGGGTCGATGTTCTTCGTGGTCGGCGACATCGACAAGTAG
- a CDS encoding SAM-dependent methyltransferase, with translation MADDTADGTARDAADGAGEEWRGWRASAEEALYGPDGFYRRPEGPAGHFRTSVHASPLFAAAVARLLCRVDEALGRPAELDFVDMAAGRGELAAGVLAALPAEVAARARVRAVEIAGRPDGLDHRIEWRTEPPQDVTGLLFANEWLDNVPVEVAEVDSAGVARRVLVRRDGAERLGEPVSGSEAEWLARWWPLPAEQGLRAEIGLPRDAAWAAAVSRVGRGLAVAVDYAHTARARPPFGTLTGFRRGRETRPVPDGSCDITAHVALDACAAGGLPGARLCTQRDALRALGVTGARPPLTLASTHPADYVRALASAGEAAELTAAGGLGDFGWLLQPVRIEDPLLG, from the coding sequence GTGGCGGACGACACGGCGGACGGTACGGCCCGCGACGCGGCGGACGGAGCGGGCGAGGAATGGCGCGGCTGGCGGGCGTCGGCCGAGGAGGCCCTGTACGGGCCGGACGGCTTCTACCGGCGGCCCGAGGGACCGGCCGGGCACTTCCGCACGTCCGTGCACGCCTCGCCGCTGTTCGCGGCGGCCGTGGCCCGGCTGCTGTGCCGGGTCGACGAGGCCCTGGGACGCCCTGCGGAGCTGGACTTCGTCGACATGGCGGCCGGGCGGGGGGAGCTGGCCGCCGGGGTGCTCGCCGCACTGCCCGCCGAGGTGGCCGCACGCGCGCGCGTGCGGGCCGTCGAGATCGCCGGCCGGCCGGACGGCCTCGACCACCGGATCGAGTGGCGGACCGAGCCGCCGCAGGATGTCACCGGGCTGCTGTTCGCCAACGAGTGGCTGGACAACGTGCCGGTGGAGGTGGCGGAGGTGGACTCCGCGGGCGTGGCGCGACGCGTTCTCGTACGGCGGGACGGCGCCGAGCGGCTCGGGGAGCCGGTGTCGGGGTCGGAGGCGGAGTGGCTGGCCCGGTGGTGGCCGCTGCCTGCCGAGCAGGGGCTGCGCGCCGAGATCGGACTGCCCAGGGACGCCGCCTGGGCAGCCGCGGTCTCCCGGGTCGGCAGGGGGCTCGCGGTCGCCGTCGACTACGCGCACACGGCTCGGGCGCGGCCGCCCTTCGGGACGCTGACCGGTTTCCGTCGGGGGCGTGAGACCAGGCCGGTGCCGGACGGGTCGTGCGACATCACGGCGCACGTCGCCCTGGACGCGTGCGCCGCCGGCGGGCTCCCCGGCGCGCGCCTGTGCACCCAGCGTGACGCGCTGCGCGCCCTTGGAGTCACCGGCGCACGCCCGCCCCTCACGCTCGCCTCCACGCACCCGGCGGACTACGTACGCGCCCTCGCGAGCGCCGGTGAGGCCGCCGAACTCACCGCGGCGGGCGGCCTCGGCGACTTCGGGTGGCTGCTGCAGCCGGTGCGGATCGAGGACCCGCTGCTTGGGTGA